TTTTCCATAAGTGCCACCTGCTCATCCATAGCGGACGCCTTGCCTTTCTCGCTTTCCAGTTCCGATTCCAGCGATGCGATACGCTCCAGCAGTTCGTCCATCTCCGCGTTGTCGTTCTCCGGCTGCTCGTAGAAGTTACCGAGCGTGGCATTGAGGTCGCGGTAGGCGGCTGCGGAGGATTGGATGGTTTTCGGTGCGGGCTTCACCGCCTCTTCCGTTCCACCGGGATTGGCAAGGTCGAAGTCACTGCCATTGTCCGCTTCCACTGTTTCGCGGTCGAACAGGTCGCCCAACTGCTGCATGGCACGGTCGCGGTTCTCCTGCCGTTCTTCCATCGCCCCCTGTTCGTAGGCTTTCGCCTTGTCGCCGATAATCCGGCGGTTCGCCTTGTCCGCGTCGGGCATTTCGATGTTGTAGCCGCCCGTTCCCGGCTCCTGCTCCTTGCCGGAGGACGGTGCGAATATCAGCCACATTGCACCGAGGAATACCAGCACCATAGCGGGCAGCACTATCATCTTCTGACGTTTCAGCCGTTGGGCTTCGGTCAGCGGCTTGCGCACCTTCTTCGGTTTCCCGTTGTCGGGAGCCGCCTTGTTCTCGTTTTTAGGTTCATTCTTCGTCTGTTCCATACATATTATTATAATAAGGTGTAAAATTGTCACTCACTTCAGGCTTCAAGGACAGTTCCACCTGTCCGGCATGGTCTGTCACCATACGGCTGCCGTCATTCCTGCCGATGTCATGGACGGCTTTGCCGAAGGTGTAGAGGGCAAGCGCGGCGAATGCGGCGAGCATTGCCAGCACGACACGCCTGCGTGTCTTCGGCGGCAAGCCGTCCAGATACCCTTTGAGCCTTGCCACCAGCATTTTCTTTTTGTCGTGGAGTTTCCAATAGACCCTCCACAGCGATTTTCCGATTCCTTTCATGCCTGTTAGCGTTTGATGGTTTGTAAATCCTTGTTCTCGATGATGGTGAAACCCTCGATGGTGAACCCGTTGGGGTTGTCGTCCGAACGGGACGAGTTCAAGAGGCGGCATGTGGTCACAAGGCTGCGCTCGGTGACGTTGCTCTGCCGGATGATCTTCTGCGTGGCGTAGGTCACGGCACGGTAAGGATAGCCGTTGAAGTCGCACACCACGCTGTCCACCTTCAGCACTTGGTTGATGTTCCCGGCGATGATGCGGTTGTAGTACCCCTTCTCGGCGAAGTCCGAATAGTAGTTGTACACGCTCTTGTCCGCTAATAGCAGGGCACGCTTCACGTTATGCTCTATCGCGCTCTTTTCGGGCGAGAGCGTGAAGAAAAGCTCGTGGAAGCGGCGCACATGCTCCCTTGCCTCTGCCGGACGGTTCTGCGACAGGTCCTGCGAGAGAGCCAGCATCAGCGACTTGCCGTTGTCCAGCACGTAAATCTTCTCCCGCTGCCGCTCCGCGAAGCGGTAGGAACTCCACACGCTCCATACCGTTATCACGGCGCACAGCGAGAGGAAGACGATACCGAACAGGCGTATCTGCCTGAACGATGATTCGATGTTTTTGAGTGACTTGAATTCCATTGTTTTTTATTCGTTTTTAATTGTCAGTTGATTATTTCAGCAGTTTCCCAGCACGTCCGACCATGTTGCCTGCGGCTGCACCCGCCACGCTGCCCGCCATGCTTCCGGCTCGTCCTGCCGTCTGGTTCACGTTGCGACCGTAGCTTCCCATGCCTCCGGCTTGGATAATCCAGCCTGCCACCGTCGGTATCGTGAAGTAGCCGATGATGCCGATTATCATGAACACGATGTACACCCCGTCGCTGGAATCCAGCGAGAAGTTGGGGTCGGTCTGCATACGCTCGATGTCGCTCTGGAGCATCAACACCTGAATCTTGGCGAGTATCGTGCTGAATATGTCCGACACGGGAAGCCACAGATAGACCTGTATGTAGCGGTAGAACCACTGCGTGAGCGTGCTTTGGAAGCCGTCCCACACCGAGATGGCGAAGGCTACCGGACCGAGTATCGCCAGTACCACGAGGAAGAAGGTGCGGATGGTGTCTATCACGAGGGCGGCGGCTTGGAACATCAGTTCCAGTATCTCGCGGAAGAAGTCGCGGATGCCTTTCTTTATTTCGTACATCTTCCGGTCGAGGTACATTTTCGCCATCGTCACCATGTCGGCGGGCGACCAGCCCAGTTCCTCCAGCTGCTTGTCGTACTCCTCGTTTGACACGAGGTAGGCGGTTTCGGGGTTGCGCACCATCGCCTCGTATTCCAGCCTGTCCTTCTGCTCACGGTACCGGTTCATGTCCAGCGTCTGCGTTTCCAGCAGTTTCGCCGTGCCCTGCACCACGGGAGAGAGGACGCTGTTCACCGTGCCAAGCACCACCGTGGGGAAGAACATGATGCACAGACCGATGGCGAACGGGCGGAGCATGGGGAACACGTCTATCGGTTCGGCTCTCGCCAGTGATTGCCATACACGATATGCCACGTAGAACAGCGCGCCCAGCCCGGCTATCCCTTTCGCCACGCCCGCCATGTCACCGCACAGGGGCATCATCTGCCCGTAGAGCGAGCGCAGGATCTGATGAAGGTTGTCGAACTCCATAGGCTACCAGTATCTTTCGTTCATACTGCCGTACAGCCCCATGATGCGGTCGAGGTCGTTCCTCTTCTTTGCCCGCAGGTAGCTCACGCCGATGTTCTTGTTGGTGTAGTAGCTCACGAGGTTGCGGTAACGCTTCATCTTGGAATGGCAGCGTTCCACCACGTCCATACGCTCCTTGTCGGTCATGGAGAGCGTGGTGATGTTCACCACATTTTTCAACTCCGTCAGCACGTCGTTGCTCTCCTCCAAGAGCTTCGTGTAGCCGAAGGCGATGGCTCCCAGCTCCTCCACCGTGAAGCTGTCGTCGCGCAGCATCTTTTGGAAGCTGGTGACGTAGATGTCGGTGATGTCGCCTACCATCAGGATGGTCTGCTGCACCTTGCGGGCGTCTTTCACCAGGTTGTTCACGGATTTGAGGGCGTCGTAATACTTCTTGCCCTGTTCATAGATTTTCACCGTTTCCTGAAAGTTCTTCACCATATTCTGGGCGGTGGTCGAGGTATGCACTACGTTCTTCGAGGTGTTCACGATGCTCTGCGCGATGTTGGACGGGTCTATCACCGCCCACTGTGCGCTTGCCCTGCCGGCTGCAAACAGGCACAGGCAGATAATAAGTGTCATTCTTGTTCTCATGTTACTTTGGATTTTAGTGGGTTTCATTATTTATTCTCCGCTTGCCGGATGGTCCGGTTTCGGGGTCACACGCACGTAGTCCCCGTTCGGCGAGAAGGTCAGGATGTCCGTCGCCTCGTTGTAGGACACGTCGATACGGAATCCGGTGTTTATGAACAGGTTGCCGTTCTCCTCCTGCAAGAGGTAGGTTTCCGGCTTCAGTTTGCGGCGGATGCCGCTCCGCTTGAATACCGTTACCTTATAGACTTCGCCCTCCTTGTAGATAAGCACGTCGGGCTTTCCCTCAACGCTCTCCCAGTTCCCGCAAAGCTGGTCGCGGCGGTTGTCCACGGTTTCGCAGGATTGCAGCATCATGACTGCCAGCCCGATTAAACACTTGCTGACTTGCAGCATTTTCGTTCTTGATATACTCATACGCATTTTCTTTTTTAGTTGATGAATCTGTTTCTACTTATTCCTTTTTTCTCCGCCTTTCGGCAAGCTGCCGGATTGCGGCTTCGATGTCGCCGCCCAACTGCTCCGCCAGACAGTAAACCTCTACTTTTTCCGTTTCTTCGGTGGTGTACGCCAGATACTCTTCAGCACTAACTTCGGTGGCATAAACCGCCGACTGCGTGCCACCCAGTCCGATCCAGACCTCCTTGTAGAGCCTTGACGGGTTGTTCGCCATGTTGATGGAGAGTATCTGCGACTTCTCCTTCTCCGTAAGACCCAACAGGGACTGTATGGCATCAAACTTGTTCATGTATTTCCGCTGGTCGAGGAGTATCTTGCAGTCGGAGTTGTTGATGATGCTCTCCTTGACGACAGGCGAGGAAATGATGTCGTCCACCTCCTGCGTCACCACGATTGCCTCCCCGTAATACTTGCGCACGGTCTTGTACATATAGCGCAGGTACTCAGCCATGTTCGCCGAAGAGAGAGCCTTGCCGGGTAGGTCAGGGGCATTACTGCCCCTTTCCCCCCTCAGAACCGTACGTGAAAGTTTCCAATCATACGGCTCAAGCGGTGTTAAATTTCTATTTAATAGAAACCAGCTCATAGTTACATCTTATTAGTTTGAATGACTTTTCTTCTACAACTGTCATGCAACAGGAAATTTACTTTCTTGCCGTTGACTATTTGTTGGGAAGTTCCCCAAGGATGTTCCTTGTCTATGGGTTTACCACATACGGGACATAAATGGTTCTGTCTTTCCCACATGTACAGCAATGATTTTCTACCGTTGAGCGACTGTAGCATCTTGTAAGTCTTGCGCTTTTCAAAATACTCTGTCCATTCGGGGTCAAAGGGATTTGCTTCACCTTTTACCTTGACATATCGGGTAATCTTTGTATCATACAGCCTTTTCAGTGCAATCCTGTCATCAGTCTTGCCTTTCTTGAAGTTTGCCACGAAGCACCAGTTACGGTTTTTTACCCGTGTAAAGTATCGGTCGGCAATCCAATATTTGCCTTTCTTGGGGTGTCGTCTCTTAGCCCATTGCCATAACTTTTCAAATATCAGGTAGTCAGCTTTTCTGAATGTATCCGAAGCCACACAATTCTTATAGTAGTTTACCCAGCCTGTTATCAGAGGATTCAAGAGCCTTATAAGTGATTCCTGTTTGCTTCCTTTATTGGAATCAATGATTCCCCGGATTTTCTGCATGAATTTCTTCAGGCTCTTTTTGGACGGTTTGATTAGAAGCACTCCTTTGTATTTTCGGATATTGTACCCAAGAAAATCAAATCCGTCATCAATGTGTGTAATCTTTGTTTTCTCTTCCGACAGGGTTAATCCCCTTTCTTTGAGAAAGTCCACTACTAACGGTTTGATTTCTTCCAAAGCTTCCTTGCTTCTACCCGTGATGATAAAATCATCCGCATAGCGTACAAGATGTACTTTGGGATAGTAGGTCGTTTTCCTGTTTACAAATTTCTTGTGATACTTCTCTGCAAGCATAGTTTGCAGTCCGTCCAGTGTCATATTCGCAAGAGTTGGTGAAATGATACCGCCCTGTGGAGTACCCTCTTCCGTGGGGAATAGCTCCTTGTTGAAGACGAAACCGCATTTGAGCCATTTCCGCAGCATCACTTTATCCATAGGGATATTGTTCAGCAGCCATTCGTGGCTGATGTGGTCGAAACAACCTTTGATGTCACCCTCCATAATCCATTCGGGAGAAGTTTTCTTTGCAAGGACACAAAAACATTGTTCCCTTGCATCTCCAGTACTTCTCTCTTTACGGAAACCGTAGGAATTACTGTCCGCAGTTGTTTCCGATACAGGTTCCAACGCAAGCAGGTATAATGCCTGCATAGCCCTGTCTTTCATTGTCGGGATGCCTAAAGGACGTAGTTTCCCATTACTCTTTTTGATATTGACCCTTTTTAACGGCTGGGGCTTGTAGCCTCTTCTTTTCAGTTCACCGATAGCCTTGAATCTGGCATTGGGAGTTGACCATTTCACCTTGTCAATGCCTGCGGTGTCACTGCCACTGTTTGATGTAACACGCTTTACGGCTAAAGCCTTAGCGTAAAACGAATGCGTCAGCACCCACTGCAAGGATTTCACCCTGCCGTGTTTGCCCGCCTTTTGAGCTTTTACAATACGTGCTTGTAGCTTATTAACCGCTATCTTGCACTTGTTCCAGTCTATGCTTTCCCAAGTGTTCCATTTCCGGTCAGTAGATGCACACGATGTTTTAATTTCGTTCATTTGCTTTTCTTCTTTAATAAGTTCTATAAGTTTCTTGTAAAACATCCACCATGCGGAAGTCTGCCCACTTTCGTGTGAGGTGATGTTTCAACCTCTATCCGTCCCATTACAGGACGGCATTCGCTTTCTCCGCATTCCTCTGCCCGCACTCCATTCGGCTTCACTTACGGTCTGCTTACCTGTTGTTACACAGGAGAAGTACGGGTTTACCATGTTTCTTGTATATGACAAACGAATGGGTTAGAATCCGTCTATCCGCCGGCAGTCGTTATGTCCGTGTAACCTTAGCATGGAGAAGGTTATCCGACTGCGTCCCTTTTGGGTTAGAGCCCAGTATCATTAGCGGCTCATTCGAAGTTACGACGTTTATCAACGGTTCACATTACGTTATTCATACCATTCAGCCTAGCTCCCCTGCCATTCGATACTAACGGCAGTTGTAATCCCCTCACGGTTCAAACTTCTCCTTTCGGAAGGGCTTCATTGTTGGTTCTGTTACCGCACGGGTTCATTGCTTAATACCGCACGTTCCCATAGGCTACTGTTGACGGAACAACAGGTTCAATCATTCTAATTCCAACTCGTGGAATGAAAGTTGAACAATCATATACAAGACTTACATGTCACAACCAAGCCTCTTCCACTATCAGTTGCTTGCGCACGCCTTTCAGACGGCGCATCTTGTTAATGAAGGCTTCCATGATGATGATGGTCACCACCGGGAAAAGCTCGCGATTTTCCTTAATACTGTCAATCTCGAAGACGATGAACCGCTTGCCGAGCAGGTCGATGTTCTCCGTGGAGTTGAGCAGGAAGTCGTAGCGTCCGCCCCGGTAATACTGCCGCATGGTGGTGAGCATGTTGTCGATGTTGAAGTCGGACTTCTCCACCTTGATGTCACGCTGTGCCAGCTCGCGGCGGTAGTCGTCGCGCATGTACTCGTAGAAGGTGTTGAACGAGGGGACGATGCTCCGGTCAGCCCTGATGCGTTCGATGTAGGCGTTCACCGCGCTGCCCAGCTCGCCGCTCTCGGTCTTCGTCACCTTGTCGTCCTCCGACTTCCAGAGCGTCAGCAGCAGCGTCTTGATGCTGTCCTTCTTCTCCACGTCGTACACGTAGTTGTCGGTGTAGAACGGGTTGAACGAAATCGGTTTCTCCTCCGTATAGGTGAAATACACGCCGTCCGCGCCGTTTGTCTTGCGCCGTATCATTTCGCACAAGCCCTGATAGGAGTTTCCCGTGTCCACCAGCACCACGTGCGCGCCCTGTTCCCAATACTGCCTCACGAGGTGGTTCATGAAGAACGACTTGCCGCTGCCCGAAGGACCTAATACGAACTTGTTGCGGTTGGTGGTGATGCCGCGCTTCATCGGCAGGTCGCTGATGTCGAGGTGCAGGGGCTTTCCCGTGAGCCTGTCCACCATCTTGATGCCGAAGGGCGAGAGCGAGCTGCGGTAGTTGGTTTCCTCCGTAAAGAGGCATACCGCCTGCTCGATGAACGTATGGAAACTTTCCTCGGCAGGAAAGTCCGCCGCGTTGCCGGGCATCGCCGCCCAGTAGAGCATCGGGCAGTCGATGGTGTTGTGGCGCGGCACGCACTCCATGCTTGCCAGCTGGCTGCCCACGTCGTTCTTGATATGCTTCAGTTCCTCCGCGTCGTCGCTCCACGCCATGACGTTGAAGTGCGCCCGCACCGAGGTCAGCCCGTAGGAATGGGCTTCGTTCAGGTACTGGTCTATCCATTCGCGGTTGATGCTGTTGCTCCGGCTGTATCGGGATAGCGACTGCATATTTCTCGCGGACTTCTCGAACTTCTGCAAATTTTCCTCGCTGTTGTCGATAATCACATACTGGTTGTAGATGTGGTTGCAGGAGAGCAGCAGCCCCACCGGGGAGGCGAAGGAGAGGCGGCAGTCCGAGCGGTCGGTGGAGAGTTTCTCATAGCGGATGTCGGTAACCACCTTTCCGGGCATATCCTCCGCATCGGAGAGTGTATGCAGGCACAGGCGGTTGTCGCCGATGCGCATTTCTTTTGCCGAGAGGTCGATGTCCTGCAAGGTCGCATTCCCTTCGGGCATAAGCGAGAAGTAACGCTCTATCAGCCCGGCGGACTTCTCCGTGCCGACAATCTCGTCAGTGGAGAGCCGGCGCAGCCTGACAAATCCGCTGTCGTTCATGATGCGCTCGAACTGTTCGGCGGCTTCCATAAACTTCCCGGCGGTTTCCTTGTCCAGTTCCTTCGGGATGATATGCCCCCGGCACAGCGTGCTGAAATTGCTCTGCATCCGGTTACGCTCCTTTGTCGTCTTGGTCAGGTAGAGGTAGCAGGTGTGCTTCAGGTACGGACGCTCGTTGAAGTGACGCTCGTTCGAGCGGCTCAGGAAGCTCATGTCCTCCTTTTGCAGTTCCGGCTTGTAGCGTTCCTTGATGAACCAGTCCTGCTTGTGGACGACGCAGAAGTCCGGCAGCACCTTGATAGCCTTGCACCAGCAGCCGTGTATCGCCTCGTACTCCGCGCCCGTCACGGTGTAAAGCTCCGGCAGCTCCACCTCGAAAGCCACCGTGATGTCGGCGTCTTTGGAGATGATGCAGCCATGCTCCACCGCCAATAGCGGGAACTTGTTTTCCAGTGTCGTCATTTTGGATGTATTTCTCATGTCGTTTCTTCCTTTCGTTGCCGTTTGAATAATCGGGTGATCCGCCGCCGGTTGATAAGGTATCGGGGATGGTTCCGTGCCGCTCCCAGCTTCATAAGCCCGTGTTCGCCGTACCGTGCGTTCAGCGCGAAGGTCTGCCATACGAGGACGGAGGACGATGCCGCGCCGAAGCCGATACATACCCACTGGTCGATGCCGACCATGTAGAGGATGACGAACAGGATGAAGAGAGCCAGCAGACCTCCGCAGAAAATGAAGAGGTATTGTGCCTTCAGACCCTTGAACTCGACCGGACGGCCGATACCCTTGTTTATCGGGTATTCAGCCATACATTGTTTATTAAAGGAAGAATGAACGCAGGATAGTTGCGGCGACAATCAGGAAAATGCACGCTCCGAACCAGCTTGCGGCGGTCTTCGAGGTGTCGGGGTCGCCGGACGAGAATTTTCCGTACACTTTTACGCCTCCGATAAGACCGATTACAGCACCGACGGCGTAAATCAGTTTCACTCCCGGATCGAAATAGGAACTCACCATAGAGGTGGCTTCGTTGATGCCCGCCATGCCGTTTCCCTGCGCGAAGGCGGAGGCGGTTGCGGCAACCAGAAGTGCCGCGGAGATGATGAACTTTTGTCTGATGTTCTTGTTCATAAACTGTTCTTGTTTTTGTGCCGTCCAAAGGGTGGATAGTCCTTTGGACGGCGGTTGATACTGGATTACATTACTTTGGTTTAGTGGATTCTCCCTTTGTTTCCACGGACTTGGGAGGGGCCGTTGCGGACGGGCCGTACCTTGTACCGCCGTGCCGCGTGGTGTGATGTTGTCTTACGTTTTCATTTTTTCTATCGTCTTTCGTTACACAAAGTCCCTTATGTTGAAATCCTCCAACCTTGTGGGAATTACCAATTCTTTTTTCGTCTTTGTCTCTGCGGTTGCCGTCATAGGTTCATCATAAAGATAGAAGTCTATGAACCCCGCGATTTTCACTTTGACAGACTTGCGCAATTTTTCAAGCAGCTCCGTTCCTTCCAGTTCGGAGAACACCTTTCCGGCTTGCCGTTTTTCGTCGTTGGTCGGGTTGTCCTTTCCTGCTATGCCGACGGCTTCCCCGATTTCGTCAAAACTGTAACCGGATGCACGCTGTTTGTCCGCCGTATCCTCTCCCGGTTCATCCTCCCCGAACTCCAGTTCCGAAGGCGGGATGCTCGTGAAGGTTTCATCGAGTTTCTCCTCCGGGACTTGTGCAGGGCGTGACAGGGTTTTCGCGTTTCCGTCGTCAAAAGTAGCGTCTTCCTCCGACAGCTCAATGCCTTTTTCCGAAGTGGCAGCATGTGGCACAGGGGTGGCAGCGGTTGTCCGGGGTGATGCCATCCTGAAACGGCTCTTTCCGATGATGTCCGGTATTTCTGCGGGAGGTGTTTCCCGTACTGTTTCCTGCTTTGCCGCCGTGCCGCCCAATGACTGCCAGACAACCGCCATACCCTTGAAGAAGCGGACGATTTTCGTTTCCATGATGCGGTCGTAGAGCAACAGGAACAGGAACCATGCGTTGCAGGCGATTGATACCGCCAATAATATTTTTGTCATAGCTCGGCGGGATTTATGTTTCCGAGAGCTTGTTTGTAGAGAGCCTTGTGCCTGCGTATATGGTCGCGTAGAATATTGTCCACGAACTTGCCGATGCTCAGTCCTTCCACCAGAAATCTGGCTATATGGGCTATCTGCCTATGTGTTTCACGGTCGATATAGACGCACTGCCGGGTTTTGATTTCCGAGGGTTCCAGAAAGGTGGCGAGAAGTTCTTTGCCGTCAAGACCGATGGCAGATTGCACATTTCCCGTGTCCACACGGTTGCCGATAACATTGATCGTGACCTTTGTCGCCGGTGCTGCCGAGTTGCGGTATGGAGGCTCTTGGGCATGTCTGCCGCAGGAAGGCTCATTCTCTTTCTGAAGCTGTGCAAAATGCCGGGTCAGCACGTTGTCCAGATAATCTTCCACCGTCACGCCTTCTTTGGCAAACAGCCTGATAAGCTCTTCCATGCGCTGATAGTACTCCGGACGTAACAATGTCTGATAGCCAGAGACCGTTCCGATGCTGGACTTTTTCAGGATTTCATCCTTGTAGCCATCCGCCTGTTTCTGATTTTTCTTGTTCTTTGTTTCCATGTTCTTTTTATTTTTGGTGATTAAAATACGTCTTCGTAATTTTTGTCATACAGTTTCTTTATCACGTCCCCGCACTGGAGGAAGTGCTGGGTCAGCACATGGTCCAGATAGGCGGACAGTGTCAGCTTGTCCTTGCCGATTACGCGGGTGATGCGCATGATACGGTCGTGGTATTCCCTGCGCACGTATGCCATCTTTCCCGACCGCGCCGCAGTTTCCGCGCCTTTGATGAACATTTCAAGGTAGTCCTCTTCGTTCTCTATGGGCGGAATGACGGATACGGCAGCCGGCTTCTTGCGGTTTTCACCTTTAGCCGTTCTCTTTTTGTCAGCCGCATTGTCAGTTCCCGGCTTTTCCATGCGGGTGGAGGACGGGGGCATTTCCGGACGTATGCTGTCCAGAAAACTCGCTGTGTCAATCTGCACATCAAGGTTCTTGGCCATAATTATCCGTTTATCAGGTTCAGCATTTCGTCCGCAAGCTGTTCGATGTTGCTGCCTTTGACAAGAGCCTTGTCAGGCGGCATGATGGTGGAACGGAATACATAGCGTTCACCGTCCTCCTCGCTTTCCTTGCGGAAACGCTTGCTGTCCGGCAAATAGGTTTTCATCATGTTCAGTCCGGCTCTTCCCGCCACTTTCTCGTACACGTCATACAGGTTGGTCTTCTCCCTGCCGTCCACCATGTTCCACAACAGGTAAAGCCCTTTGAGGTTGGCTTTCCCCGTACTCATGAAAGATTCGTTCACGACGGCGGCGAAGTTCAAGGAGCTTTCGGCAACAATGCGGTCTGCCGTTATGGGGCAGAACACGTAATCCATTGTCGCCACGGTATTGATGACGCCGGGATTGTTCACTGTTCCGGGCAGGTCAAAGAAGATGATGTCCGGCGGTGTTTCCATCGCGACGAAATCCTTTGCCTTTTCGATGGCGGTTTCGGGATGGCTCTCCACTATGGGATACATTCTTTTCTGTACTTTGGCATACAGTTCGAAAACCGTTTTTTTCAAACGGGGATTGCGTTCGATGTTCTTGATGTCACGTTCGCGCATGTCCTTGATGCTGTACTGCGGGTAGTCGCAATCCACCACGACGACGTCCATTCCTTTCACGTAGTAGAAATAGCTTGCCATCAGTACCGTGAGCGTTGTTTTGCCCGCACCGCCTTTCTGGGTGGAGAAGGCAACCAGTAATGTTTCTTTCTTCATTGCTTCTGTTTTTTTATTCGGTTATACAATCAGTTTGTCCGTTTTGTGATTGGCTGAATAACCGGGATGTCAGACGGTTTTCCAATCAGCCGACTGTCGGTATGCCGGATGAACCGGTCTGCATGGCTGTCAGTAGTCAGGCTTGCTTGCCGGCTTTCATATCAGCTTGCCGTTTTACTGACTTATCAGCCGGGCGGCTTGTCCGCTTATCGGCTGACTGGTCATCAGACCGGTCTTCCGGACGGTTTGCCGGGTGTCCGACAAACTGGTCTTTCAACCAATCACGCTGCAAATAAACAGGTATATTCCGGAACTTGTATCACTTCCCCGGCAAGTGGCAGCAAGTGGCACAGGGTGGTAGCGGTTGGCACAGCTAAAATCCTGTTTGCCATGCGGTTTTAGCCCTAACTTTGCCCCCGAACGGCAGGGTTCGCCGCAGGTGGCGCAGCCCGGAGTTTGAAAGGCATTCCCCCTAATCCGTCCCCGACGGATTTTTATGTTCACCTGAACATAGCAAGGTATGTTTTCAGCCGCTCAAAACATTTTGAGCAGCCGTGAAAACGCCTTGCCCTTGCAGGGGGCGGGCTTACCCTCCGAAGTCGGGAAGCCTCTCAAACCTGCGGTGTCTGTGACCCATAGCGGCGGCTTATGCCGCCAATCCGCTAAATCCAAAGTAATATGAGTGAAAAAAGAAGAAACAAAGGCGGGA
The Bacteroides caecimuris DNA segment above includes these coding regions:
- a CDS encoding DUF3876 domain-containing protein, with translation MSISRTKMLQVSKCLIGLAVMMLQSCETVDNRRDQLCGNWESVEGKPDVLIYKEGEVYKVTVFKRSGIRRKLKPETYLLQEENGNLFINTGFRIDVSYNEATDILTFSPNGDYVRVTPKPDHPASGE
- the traK gene encoding conjugative transposon protein TraK: MEFKSLKNIESSFRQIRLFGIVFLSLCAVITVWSVWSSYRFAERQREKIYVLDNGKSLMLALSQDLSQNRPAEAREHVRRFHELFFTLSPEKSAIEHNVKRALLLADKSVYNYYSDFAEKGYYNRIIAGNINQVLKVDSVVCDFNGYPYRAVTYATQKIIRQSNVTERSLVTTCRLLNSSRSDDNPNGFTIEGFTIIENKDLQTIKR
- a CDS encoding conjugal transfer protein TraD is translated as MTKILLAVSIACNAWFLFLLLYDRIMETKIVRFFKGMAVVWQSLGGTAAKQETVRETPPAEIPDIIGKSRFRMASPRTTAATPVPHAATSEKGIELSEEDATFDDGNAKTLSRPAQVPEEKLDETFTSIPPSELEFGEDEPGEDTADKQRASGYSFDEIGEAVGIAGKDNPTNDEKRQAGKVFSELEGTELLEKLRKSVKVKIAGFIDFYLYDEPMTATAETKTKKELVIPTRLEDFNIRDFV
- a CDS encoding DUF4134 domain-containing protein yields the protein MNKNIRQKFIISAALLVAATASAFAQGNGMAGINEATSMVSSYFDPGVKLIYAVGAVIGLIGGVKVYGKFSSGDPDTSKTAASWFGACIFLIVAATILRSFFL
- the ltrA gene encoding group II intron reverse transcriptase/maturase yields the protein MNEIKTSCASTDRKWNTWESIDWNKCKIAVNKLQARIVKAQKAGKHGRVKSLQWVLTHSFYAKALAVKRVTSNSGSDTAGIDKVKWSTPNARFKAIGELKRRGYKPQPLKRVNIKKSNGKLRPLGIPTMKDRAMQALYLLALEPVSETTADSNSYGFRKERSTGDAREQCFCVLAKKTSPEWIMEGDIKGCFDHISHEWLLNNIPMDKVMLRKWLKCGFVFNKELFPTEEGTPQGGIISPTLANMTLDGLQTMLAEKYHKKFVNRKTTYYPKVHLVRYADDFIITGRSKEALEEIKPLVVDFLKERGLTLSEEKTKITHIDDGFDFLGYNIRKYKGVLLIKPSKKSLKKFMQKIRGIIDSNKGSKQESLIRLLNPLITGWVNYYKNCVASDTFRKADYLIFEKLWQWAKRRHPKKGKYWIADRYFTRVKNRNWCFVANFKKGKTDDRIALKRLYDTKITRYVKVKGEANPFDPEWTEYFEKRKTYKMLQSLNGRKSLLYMWERQNHLCPVCGKPIDKEHPWGTSQQIVNGKKVNFLLHDSCRRKVIQTNKM
- the traJ gene encoding conjugative transposon protein TraJ — translated: MEFDNLHQILRSLYGQMMPLCGDMAGVAKGIAGLGALFYVAYRVWQSLARAEPIDVFPMLRPFAIGLCIMFFPTVVLGTVNSVLSPVVQGTAKLLETQTLDMNRYREQKDRLEYEAMVRNPETAYLVSNEEYDKQLEELGWSPADMVTMAKMYLDRKMYEIKKGIRDFFREILELMFQAAALVIDTIRTFFLVVLAILGPVAFAISVWDGFQSTLTQWFYRYIQVYLWLPVSDIFSTILAKIQVLMLQSDIERMQTDPNFSLDSSDGVYIVFMIIGIIGYFTIPTVAGWIIQAGGMGSYGRNVNQTAGRAGSMAGSVAGAAAGNMVGRAGKLLK
- a CDS encoding ParA family protein, translating into MKKETLLVAFSTQKGGAGKTTLTVLMASYFYYVKGMDVVVVDCDYPQYSIKDMRERDIKNIERNPRLKKTVFELYAKVQKRMYPIVESHPETAIEKAKDFVAMETPPDIIFFDLPGTVNNPGVINTVATMDYVFCPITADRIVAESSLNFAAVVNESFMSTGKANLKGLYLLWNMVDGREKTNLYDVYEKVAGRAGLNMMKTYLPDSKRFRKESEEDGERYVFRSTIMPPDKALVKGSNIEQLADEMLNLING
- a CDS encoding DUF3408 domain-containing protein; its protein translation is MAKNLDVQIDTASFLDSIRPEMPPSSTRMEKPGTDNAADKKRTAKGENRKKPAAVSVIPPIENEEDYLEMFIKGAETAARSGKMAYVRREYHDRIMRITRVIGKDKLTLSAYLDHVLTQHFLQCGDVIKKLYDKNYEDVF
- a CDS encoding DUF4141 domain-containing protein, yielding MRTRMTLIICLCLFAAGRASAQWAVIDPSNIAQSIVNTSKNVVHTSTTAQNMVKNFQETVKIYEQGKKYYDALKSVNNLVKDARKVQQTILMVGDITDIYVTSFQKMLRDDSFTVEELGAIAFGYTKLLEESNDVLTELKNVVNITTLSMTDKERMDVVERCHSKMKRYRNLVSYYTNKNIGVSYLRAKKRNDLDRIMGLYGSMNERYW
- a CDS encoding DUF3408 domain-containing protein, whose protein sequence is METKNKKNQKQADGYKDEILKKSSIGTVSGYQTLLRPEYYQRMEELIRLFAKEGVTVEDYLDNVLTRHFAQLQKENEPSCGRHAQEPPYRNSAAPATKVTINVIGNRVDTGNVQSAIGLDGKELLATFLEPSEIKTRQCVYIDRETHRQIAHIARFLVEGLSIGKFVDNILRDHIRRHKALYKQALGNINPAEL
- a CDS encoding DUF4133 domain-containing protein, coding for MAEYPINKGIGRPVEFKGLKAQYLFIFCGGLLALFILFVILYMVGIDQWVCIGFGAASSSVLVWQTFALNARYGEHGLMKLGAARNHPRYLINRRRITRLFKRQRKEETT
- a CDS encoding TraL conjugative transposon family protein, with the translated sequence MKGIGKSLWRVYWKLHDKKKMLVARLKGYLDGLPPKTRRRVVLAMLAAFAALALYTFGKAVHDIGRNDGSRMVTDHAGQVELSLKPEVSDNFTPYYNNMYGTDEE